A stretch of DNA from Nerophis ophidion isolate RoL-2023_Sa linkage group LG18, RoL_Noph_v1.0, whole genome shotgun sequence:
aatatgtaAGTGTAAGTATAGGTATGCAagtgtaagtatgtaagtgtaaGTATTTAGGTGTAAGTGTGTAAGTACTATATATAAGTGTTAGTCTTTTAGTATGTGCTGTAAGTGTGTAAGCATGTGTGTATTTGTAAGTGTGTAATGGTAAATGTTTAGGATTAAGTGTCAAGTGTCTTAGGATGTGCTCTAAGTGTGTAAACCCCTTTTGCTTGACGTAAATTTGTGTCATGGAGGACGCAGGCTTCTTCCACGCTGCCACCTAATGGCGAATTGGGTTCAAGACGAAAAATTCCAAGCTAATGCGACGCATGTACAAAGAATATGCTTTTGTTTGAAGGCCGGTGGGTGTACAGTAGAAGGAAAAATCCACAGCCGGTGCGAAAAGACGTCATTGCTGAAATTTGGACGAAATATGATGGCGAGAGACGTGTGCGGCTCGTTGGTCTAGgggtatgattctcgcttagggtgcgagaggtcccgggttcaaatcccggaCGAGCCCGTTTTTTTTTGTAAGAATACAGGTGTGAGTCTCATACGTTTTTTAAAACAATAACCCGCCTTTTTAGCAAGCGACACAATAATCCTGAAAGTACACTGACGTCAATGAACTATAAAATATTAATCTAATCTATCATTGAAATACTGCATGTGATTTACATCATTGCTTGTGTTCAGAATAGCATGCGTCACTCCTTTAGTTTGAGTTGACAAAAAAAACGGGCTCGtccgggatttgaacccgggacctctcgcacccgaAGCGAGAATCATACCCCTAGACCAACGAGCCACGTGGCTTATACAAGGCTCCTTTTGTCTTATAAACACCCACCGTCCGGCCAGAACTGTATCCTCCTGTTCATTTCTTATTTACACTAATGGTGAGGTAAAGTGCCAAAATAACACCATCGAGTCGAAAAATGTCGTGTTTTGCAAATGACTCAATGAAGATGAGAACAAAAAAAAGACACACAGAGCATTTCAATTAACTTCTTTTTATATATCATACATAAGACTGTCTTAATATAATACAAAGGGCATTGTCATAAACACAGCAAAGTCTTGACTAGATCTTACAATCTGTGGATACATGGACTTATCCTTTCCCCCATGCTGTTCAATTCTATAGTGCATGTTGCATGTACAAAAAAAGTGGAAAAGAGGtgaaatataaaatgaaaaaaaaaaaaaaaggagaaatccAAATTAAATAAAGAGGATTTGCACTTCTGCTGGGTGTTTAGATATGTCAACAAGAATACATGTTCGTGTAGAACCCACAAACTGAACAGGCGTATGAATGATGGAACcatattcagattttttttttcccaaccatGTGCTTCTCATAGAACCAAAAAGTAAGGTTTGTGATGTACATGCACTTACAATATACCCTGTGAAAATTATTAAGGTTTGAAGATCTAGCTTTCCCTGTTTGATTCAAACCCTACCTCATAGTGTTGTCCTGATGTAGTCAAGTACCTTTGCCACAAGGCAAGGTTTTGCCACTAAGAAAACAGGAGTTCCTGCCCAATGAATGGTCACCAAATTGACAAACATAATCAACATACCAGCAGGCGCAAGGTAGTGAGTTCTATACTtcctttattaaaaaaatataaatatatacataaattctATTTCAACTATTAAAAAGGGGCTGCATTTCATGACAACTGCTCTAAATAAGAGGTCAATCAGCATGATCTGAAATAGGCGCACACTTACGAGTCACTGCAGtcaatttttttgtctttttcagtCTTTATTTTTGGAATGTTTAGTACCAGTACGAGGTGCCAGCGATAAAAGCCACTGGCAAAAATGTCTAAATATCTCAAATTCGGCGGGGTAGGAAAAAAATGATTGCAAATTTGCAATTAACCTTGACATCCAGATAAAAACCCCCAGTCTCAATATAGGTAGCTTTACATTGGGTGTTTATGGGAAAAAAACCAAGCGTGGTTTTGGTATGGTATCCTTTAAAATGACGATAGTATGACGTGTGGCCTGTCGTCTGTTTGACAGGTGGCCGTGGGCAGGTTATTTCCTCTCTAATTTCGAAGCTGGTCAAATGAGCAACAGAAGAAAGAAAGCACTTCAAAATCcctgatgtaaaaaaataaaaatatgagaaaaaaaaaaaaaaaggaagaaatgaACATCTGGGTATGGACTGTAATGTTTTGAGGACATGCATGTCTGTCCAGGCAAAACATGATTGTGGGCTGACAGACACCCTTTTTCCCTTTGAACAGGACAACAATCAAGGGGATCTGCCCTAGCACATTAGAACAATACCATTCAGTCTCGCTAGACGGCAGAAACAAGTAGCCAAGTTGACCAAATGTATGAAAGGCAGCAAAAACCCTTTGAAATAGTATGCATGATGgggcaaagaaaaagaaaaacgacAACACAGAAATCGAACGCATtagtctcctttttttttttttttttttcttatttctcAAACCCATCATCTTCTATCTTGCTACTCCGGAGCCTGCAGAGTAACTACCAAATTCTCTAACATACCAAAGTTTTTAAAAGACTCCCAAAATAAACTACCAATTAATATGGAAACAGTTTTGGTAAAAGGTGGCGAACATATGTGGCCAGAGTACACAATAGCCAACGGTGTGAACGACGCTCTCCAGTTTTGCTAACGTAATATATTGCAGCTGTTTGTATTGACGGTAAAATAAGATCTTGATCAACTTTGCGTCAAAGTGGTGAACTGCTACATTATTGGTTACAGACACCTATATGCTATAAAACAACTGCTTTGGTATAAAAACATATCCAAAGGGAAAATAAATTCTTGTAAAATTCACAGCATAATTTTGTGGAGAAAAAAGGCAGTCACTTaactcttttttgttgttgttgtttctcttCAGTTTCCATGTTTTGGATGGAGAGACTTGTGCAGGTGGTTCTGATGAGGAACTACATGCAAAAGGGGGGAaaataagaaaacataaaaagGGGTAGACTGTGGGATAGTTCTTTCCACTGCAAAAATCCTTTACCAGTGACTAAGATTTGTCAAGGAAGTCATGTTTAGGAGGTTGTTGTGTACAATAAAGACCCTGTTATGTGGGGCCCTGCTGAAGAAATCTTTGTCGAGAAAGGCCTCAAATTACCATTTTTAGTTAcctttttctaaaatgttttaatttcctTAAAGAATTAAGGGTTGTCTAGAGAGAAAAATAGAGAAAAGCCATCTTAATTCAAATGATAATGTCCAGCTCCATCCCATTCCAAGTCCATGAGTCATAAGGCCAAAATGTTATCTAGAACCAGCCGCCGACGTTATTCCTTTCGCTGGACTGGATCCTTGCCGTCTCCCCGCCCACCGCTGCTGTCGTCTGTGCCAGGCCCGTTTGCAGCTTGCAGGACTTTTGGGGCCTCTTAGCCTGAGGGGTGGTGCTTCCCTCTCCTTTGACCCACTTGGGTGTCTGTATCCACCTACGCCCGGCCAGCACACGCGTATAGGGACTCCACTGTTATGTGCTCCCCTCGAACAGAGTTACACGACACCGACCGACAAGAAATATCACCGCAAACACTTCCCCTCCATGTCAAGCTACAGGATTTACAAGCAGCTTTTTTTCTGTGTAAAATtttgcttggaaaaaaaaaagggcaaaaataATGAGGAACCAGTGGAACAGTAATGTCAGGCGGTCCGTGAAAGAGGACGCCGTGCATCATCATCGCTGACAGCTAGCTATCTGTGATAACAGCCTCAAACTTTGCTCTGAAATGCTCCTTTTTGCCACATAATACCGAATGGTGATTACATGAAACTGGTGAAATGGTAAGATGGATGTCTCGATCTCACTATGGTTATTCCGCAGTATTATTTTGTGCCTAATGgtcgcaaaaagaaaaaaaattgatgaaaattacatatatacttcTTCTTAACAAAGGTTGTCTTCCCTCTGTAGTAGCGGTTCAGTGATATCTCCCTTCTGACGTGAGCAGCTTTTATTCTCAACACACCTTGTAGTAAAAAACACCACCTTAAAAATGACGCACAGGGGGAACACACAGCCAAATGTCAGTGCAGTCACGAGCTGGCCATCGAACTCTGCTGCACACACACTCCAGTCATTGGAGACTCCTCCCGGTCCATGCCCTGCCTCATGCTCAGGTGGCCTTCCGCCAGGTAGTGGCCAGGCCCCGTGTTCGTGCCCATAGAGAACGCAGGGTGCGCTGCCATGCCAGTCTCCTGCCGTGGGTTCGAGAAGGCACCTAGCCCCATGCTCAGCCCACCATTCTGACCAAAGTCAAGCGCTCCAGCGGGCAAATGGCGGAGCTGGTAGGCCTGGTTGCCATGGTTCCCAGTGGAAGAGGAAGATGTAGAGGAAGAGGAGGCAGAGGAAGACAGGGAGGTCATAGACAGATGGCCGTGAACCACCTCCATGGAGTCCTGCGTCGAGGAGCTGTGTGTCGGGGAGGTGTAGTGGCGTGGGCGTGGTCGCGTTGCCATCATCTGCCCGTGGTGGTGATGAGGGTGTGAGTGGGGATGCAGGGCCTTGGGGTGCTGAGGGGGAACGTGGAAGGTAGTCTCCTGGACTGGGTGGGTCTCTCCGGCGACTGCCTCCGGTCCGACTCCACCTCCCCACACCAGCGGAGGTGGATAAGGCTGTCGAGCCTGTTAACAAACCAACAAGTCATTCTCAGTAGTGTTCATCCTCATGCTTGTGGAAGAACATGCATCTAGTTGGTAGTTAAGGGTCTGACCTGTGGGCAGAGGCTGTCTCCATCAATGGCTGGCATGGCTGTACCAAAGTGTCCTCCACTGTGTAAGTGGTGATGGGTAGGGTCTGACCTTGCTCTGCCACTGGTACTTGTTCCAGACGACCCTCCTAGGAGATCAAGACATTTACTGAGGTGCTGCCTCATACCACAGGATGTTTAGGTGGAAAGAAGGCCGAGCAAACAATCCTGGTTTTAAATTTACCAGAACTGGAGGAGGTGCTGGAGGTGGTTCCTGAAGACTGGGACTGCTCTAATGCGGGACTCGTCGACACGCTGCTGCTTGTATTGGTCCCCTCGTCTGCCGTCTTCTTGAAGAAACTGTGCTGCAGCGCATAGTAGGGCTGAATGCGGCTCTTGGGATCGTAGTCCAGCATCCGCAGGATCAGATCCTTGAACTTCAAGTAGTCAGCGACAGCGTGGCCAGACTCCCCTGCCCGCCGCCCACCGGGTCCCCCTGTCTCCACACCCAAGATGGAGTGGAGCTTCCTTGAAGCTGGGGGTTTATACTATAAAGCAAAAGCGTAAATATAGTATTATCCCATTCAATATGCAGAACCTTTCAAAGATCACTGATATTTGCTTACCCTTTTGCCATCTTTGGTCTTTTTAACACTCCATGTACCATCTGAAAGCTTCTCAAAGAACTTCCTGGCTTTTGGGGCTAGGTCCATTATGTGATTAGGTGGGATCCCGAGAACTTCAACTATTTTGTTCATCTGGTCCACCTGAAAAAGTAATCGATGTTTATTAGTGTCCAACATTGGAATGTGTGTGATGACCAGATCattttttctcaatttacctcATTGGCTCCACTGAAGAGAGGCTCCCCTGTATGCATCTCTACCAAGATGCAACCCAAGGACCACATGTCAATGGCCAGATCATAGGGCATGCCCAGAAGCACCTCTGGGGAGCGATAGAAGCGACTCTGGATATACTGATAtatctaaaaaacaaaacaaaacattataatTTTCTGTTTAGGCTCGATTGACTATTTTCCACACAATTATATTATAATCACTGGGACAGCTGTAAGTACTTACCCTTTGTCCCAGTTGGCACGAGCTGCCAAAGTCCACTATTTTGATGGCGCTCCTCTTGGGGTTACACAGGAGGATGTTCTCGGGCTTCAGGTCACAGTGGATGATGCTGAGCTCGGGCGTGGCCAGGAAAAGCAGCGCCGTGCATAGCTGCTGGGCAAACTTCCGTGTGAGGTTGAGCGAGACTCCGCGGAAGTTGGTATTTCGGAGCAGGTCGTACAGGTTATAGGAAAGCATCTCAAACACGAGGCAGAGGTGGTTCCGAAACATGAAGTGACGCTTAAGGTGAACTGTAAGATAACCAAATTGTGTCTGGgtcaagctttttttatattattgtCTTGCTATATGTGATTCCAAATTTGAAAGAGACTTACCAATGTAGTATTTCATCTCGGTATCATGTTTGTTCATGAGCTCTAGGAGGCGCACTTCAATCTGGGCTTGATTGAGGAAAGCTTTCTTGTTCTTGATGATCTTAATAGCAACCCATTCCTGCTCTGCACGGTCGTATGCTTTCACAACctacaaattacaaaaaaaagtcaTTGGGACGGTTATAATGACAAAACAGTTACAATGAGAATTATTTGTCCAGGTTTATTAATCTAAATAAAACCAAACAACCACACACCTGTCCAAATGATCCTTTTCCTATCAAGGAATCAATCTCATAACGGTCCATCCACTTCTCCCCATTCTTGACGATGTAGTCATAATTATCATCGTCAT
This window harbors:
- the dyrk1ab gene encoding dual-specificity tyrosine-(Y)-phosphorylation regulated kinase 1A, b isoform X1; the protein is MKFLQKMHPGGETSACKPSSVRLAPSFSLHTAGLQMAAPMPHTHQQYSDRHQPSTDQSVTVLPYSDQTPQLTANQRHMPQCFRDPTSAPLRKLSIDLIKTYKHINEVYYAKKKRRHQQGQGEDSSHKKERKVFNDGYDDDNYDYIVKNGEKWMDRYEIDSLIGKGSFGQVVKAYDRAEQEWVAIKIIKNKKAFLNQAQIEVRLLELMNKHDTEMKYYIVHLKRHFMFRNHLCLVFEMLSYNLYDLLRNTNFRGVSLNLTRKFAQQLCTALLFLATPELSIIHCDLKPENILLCNPKRSAIKIVDFGSSCQLGQRIYQYIQSRFYRSPEVLLGMPYDLAIDMWSLGCILVEMHTGEPLFSGANEVDQMNKIVEVLGIPPNHIMDLAPKARKFFEKLSDGTWSVKKTKDGKRYKPPASRKLHSILGVETGGPGGRRAGESGHAVADYLKFKDLILRMLDYDPKSRIQPYYALQHSFFKKTADEGTNTSSSVSTSPALEQSQSSGTTSSTSSSSGGSSGTSTSGRARSDPTHHHLHSGGHFGTAMPAIDGDSLCPQARQPYPPPLVWGGGVGPEAVAGETHPVQETTFHVPPQHPKALHPHSHPHHHHGQMMATRPRPRHYTSPTHSSSTQDSMEVVHGHLSMTSLSSSASSSSTSSSSTGNHGNQAYQLRHLPAGALDFGQNGGLSMGLGAFSNPRQETGMAAHPAFSMGTNTGPGHYLAEGHLSMRQGMDREESPMTGVCVQQSSMASS
- the dyrk1ab gene encoding dual-specificity tyrosine-(Y)-phosphorylation regulated kinase 1A, b isoform X2, coding for MAAPMPHTHQQYSDRHQPSTDQSVTVLPYSDQTPQLTANQRHMPQCFRDPTSAPLRKLSIDLIKTYKHINEVYYAKKKRRHQQGQGEDSSHKKERKVFNDGYDDDNYDYIVKNGEKWMDRYEIDSLIGKGSFGQVVKAYDRAEQEWVAIKIIKNKKAFLNQAQIEVRLLELMNKHDTEMKYYIVHLKRHFMFRNHLCLVFEMLSYNLYDLLRNTNFRGVSLNLTRKFAQQLCTALLFLATPELSIIHCDLKPENILLCNPKRSAIKIVDFGSSCQLGQRIYQYIQSRFYRSPEVLLGMPYDLAIDMWSLGCILVEMHTGEPLFSGANEVDQMNKIVEVLGIPPNHIMDLAPKARKFFEKLSDGTWSVKKTKDGKRYKPPASRKLHSILGVETGGPGGRRAGESGHAVADYLKFKDLILRMLDYDPKSRIQPYYALQHSFFKKTADEGTNTSSSVSTSPALEQSQSSGTTSSTSSSSGGSSGTSTSGRARSDPTHHHLHSGGHFGTAMPAIDGDSLCPQARQPYPPPLVWGGGVGPEAVAGETHPVQETTFHVPPQHPKALHPHSHPHHHHGQMMATRPRPRHYTSPTHSSSTQDSMEVVHGHLSMTSLSSSASSSSTSSSSTGNHGNQAYQLRHLPAGALDFGQNGGLSMGLGAFSNPRQETGMAAHPAFSMGTNTGPGHYLAEGHLSMRQGMDREESPMTGVCVQQSSMASS